The Anticarsia gemmatalis isolate Benzon Research Colony breed Stoneville strain chromosome 1, ilAntGemm2 primary, whole genome shotgun sequence sequence TACAGAGGCTTAGAGTTTGTAATCCTTTTAGCTGAAATAGGGTGGTGTCTCCTTCGTTTTGTAGGAGGTAATGCGTTAACCTGTGAATGTGAGTGAGGTATTGTTTCGCCGAGAGGTGTGAGCGAACAATGGACACACCGCAGGGAATGTGCGAGTTCTTCCGCTCATTACATCcagaatttaaaacacaaaatgcTTGCGTTAATTACCAAAGAATGTTCACGACTTTTAGGAATATATTTTCGTTTATATTAATATCGAAGACTGATATGGAAAGgtactaaaacaaaattgtgaattatAAATCGGTCAGATTGCGGCAATATTTTCGTATCAATGTTAAATGATCGGTTCATACATTAGCATGTAAATGCCGGGTTCcgatacaaattaattaacaaatacaCGAACGTATTGTTTACCATAATGGGCCTCATTAAACCTGACTGAGTTATTATTGATTGATTATTCGGCGGAAATAGAAGTTCTACAAAATACATagctacaataatataataatatactaatcgAAAAGCTTTATTCACTCATTTGAAGTAGCTTTTAGGTTCTGATAAAAACTTTGAGAAACTATTAAGTCTGGCCAGTAGTTAGAATTTGTATAACGGCGATTTTTGGTTCAGCTGGCATAGTCCTGTTTTAGATGAAAGCCTAGCTCTATCACATACACAATATGATATATACAAAATAGACATCATATAAATTCTatagcaaaattataaaatctccAATtccttgttattattataataaatagtcttCAAAGAACAGACTCAAGGGATTAAGGGCCAGTTTCGCAGTAATCGGAAACCTGGCGGATAAACTATGCTATAGACAAAGTGACagcatatatattattatatgaaaaataactattaggtcggggaagtctttttactataatacctagtatgcatgaacttgtaataaaatcttttctctacacaaaaaagctcgatatttgggtacctcaagagctcactgaaagaaacctaatgaaccgtgtactcatttgtgattcttgaagccaacgaaattttattaccagttcatacatacttgcgaaaaaactttttccccgacctaatataaaaactCCGCCTTTGCTAATCAATACCTATTTAAAAGTGAAAAAACCGGAGCGAAATAAACTTAGGAATTATCAGACATTTTCTATATGACTAAGTAGATATTACTAGattaaatagatataattaCCTAAGTGATTCAAGTTCTCATGCTGCGGTAAATACTCCTGTATGTCGTTGACTATTCTGGTGATTTCCTGCGTGTCTTTGACGATACTGCACAGCTCCTCCTGGTTGAAGTCCGGGGTGATCTGCTTGCAGAGCAGGATCTGACTTATCACGTTGCCGAAGTTGGACGGACCGGCCCGGTTCtctgtatcaaaatatttatattagacgTTGAAGAATATACAGCCGTTTTATTATAAACGGGTAGTTTTCCTACTACTTAATTTTGGAATgggattgtttttttatattttactagctgacccgcgcaacttcgcttgcgtcacataagagagaatgagtaaaaattttctccgtttttgtaacattttttgctgctactctgctcctattgattgtagcgtggtgatatatagcctataaccctCCTCagtaaacgggctatctaacactgaaagaatttttcaaatcggaccagtagttcctgagattagcgcgttcaaacaaacaaacaatcaaacaaactcttcagctttataatattaagtatagattaaaagatCGAGTTTCCCTGTGAGGCCGACATAGTCTTTTGTTGGCTATAGGCCGTGCCTATAAtttgaattaacaaaaatgttttgttctatGATGAACGGGtactttacttacttacttactcgcGTATGAATAGTTAGCAATGATATATCATTCAGGGAGAAAAATCTATAAAAGAAAACTCCAAAGtctttattcaaaatttttgcTTAAAAGATTTACTTTCACCGGAACTATAGAACCTTAACACTGATGTTCTTCTGTATGGgactttaatgaaaataaaaaaaaaaatatatagctacGAACGGCAACATCACTTTAGAGAAAGAAATGATTGAAGTTTGATTGACTTAACATATGCGTATTGCATAGTAAAACTTTATAACTTACTCATTACTGAAATTAAAGTACGGAAAACAACAATAGAAGGAGTGAAATAAGGTATGTTCTATATTTTTCATTCGTATAAAGAATGAATGTATATAAAGCCTAATGTTTGTGTATGGGGCCTActgaattaattattcatatttaaaaacgtAGTGGATTTGCATGAATAAACTCATtcttttacatttattacacATACATCCTGTTCACGCGATTCATTGCTTTGAATTTGTGTAGGtactgtttgttttataacgaattttatttgttagaaaCTGACCAATAAATTAGTTGGAGTGTTGTAGAAAATACTTGAAATCTATCAATGATATACAACACAGATACAcgaactttattttgttatattctagccctctttttcataaaaatatatgaagttatgaaaggcttacaaagagttttgtttctttcactcctcaGCGAAATGAagaagagaaaacatattatagtagttttttaactaaaataggtttatagtgtgtttatgaataagaaggtagAACTACAAAAAAGAACCAAAGAAACAAAATAGTAAGAAACAATAAATTCTCTTATCCCGTAAATCCTAAACTCTAAATGTCAAATCAAAgacattttcattgaaacattttcataaaatcgcCTCTTCCGTATCGCGCCGCTTCAAAGTTGGAATAGAAATCGAAATGACATCCGCTTACTTCATATTATCTTCGGATTCTAACTGAATAGGCTTTCAAAAGTGAGATTAAACTTATATACCGCGGCGCCTTTAGCTAAGGCGAGTTTCAATGCAAGTGAACGtacagtagtgcgattctctaccaatatcgacaactatataataggatacgggaattaaagcgaacacgcatttttatCTTAAAGTGCCTAACATTtcagcgcaggttgcactcgccgtggtcgcaggctgactggagcagcgatatcctattatatattaaacatgcaacgcgagagtttaaaagtcatgaataactggctagctatcaagtaatcttttattaaaatctgatcagcgcctctagcgggcagactaggaactattttgcagtgcattttaaatgtcaaattctcgagactcgatagtaccgattgtGATTGAGAATCACGCTACAATTGTGTTTGAATCGAGAGAATCAGTTCACCGAAGACCTTTGTTTATGCTCACTGCTTGCATGTATTGTGTTGCACAAATATATAAGATCTTGTTACTGAAGCTCTCTGCATCCAAAGATAATGTTTTCCCGTTAGTATCGACAAAATTCGCGACATTATTGCGTAAAATCTCGACGCACATCCCGCCTGGTGTCTTTCGCAAGTGATTTATTGCTACTTATTCTTCGTTTTTGTGCggctgttttaaaataaacatttgcatctaattattctcaaaaataatactcaaacgtattaaaaaaacGTGCGTGCATGTTTTGATTACAATGGTAGTATTTATACAGTTCATTAAAATTCCGTAGTTGAACTTAAAGTTTAACTCTGTTACATGTtcagtaaatgttttatttgcgcaaatatttttatacactacAAGTGTGGGTCGACGTCAGTAAGTACATCTTTTGTAGGAAGCACATACTTACTTATCTTAATGTTATAAGTCTTACAAACTGCCTGTAAGTACGCTACAAAACATAAGAAACGAGGCAGGTACTCAATAAATTGCTGAGGTAAATCGTTTATTGTCTACCACTCCATTACCCCCAGTTACTTCCGAGCCCGGGATTGTCCGGGAACGAATACATCTGCTGCTTATACACCCAAcgatttcatttcatttacacaaaaagaaaaaagttttattaaaatttcgcaATTAGGAAGTACCAACAAATGATTTCAGAAATGTTTAAACtttgttttcatttgttatgctaatgtattttttgtcgTAACACAATTAGAATACCTTGCGTAAAACTCCCAATTCTATAGAAACTTTCATCTTGAAAAGAACTTAAGttctatgaataattaattaaaaactttatacaCCGTTTATTATGAATCGAGCAGGTGTAGGTGGGTATAATcgataataaatatagaaaattgcgcagttcattttattttgcgaGCGTACGTATTCATCGGCAAGAAGACTAGCCACTTTCTATCTTATgacctttatattatttttatatcacaaaagacataaacaaaattactcgaataaatcaaattaaataaaatacttgatatTATAAACGATTTCTTTGCTTAGTAAATGTATAGTTACCGTAATAAGAGGTCATGTCCATTGGCACAAGCTGCACGAGTCTGTGACACTTGGCGAGCTCCCGCAGTAGGAGTTGTGCCATGAAGTACAGCAACACCATCTGCGGCTGTTCCGTGCAACCCTCGCTCGTCGACCTGACCACAAAGTACATTATTCTATAAGTCCtgttaaattacattatttatacaattttctctAAAGAGCAGATTATCAATCTTTAGGAATACTTAATACTTAGATTTTTAAAGTCagccaatctatactaatactaatactatacttatatactaatatactaatataatataatacataatattattataaagctgaagagtttgtttgtttgtttgtttgtttgaacgcgctaatctcaggattcGAAAaatcctatttgaaaaattctttgagtgttagatagtccatttatcgaggaaggctataggctatatatcatcacgctacgaccaataggagcagagtagcaataaaaaatgttacaaaaacggggaaaatgttcacccattctatcttatgtgacgcaagcgaagttgcgcgggtcagctagtttcttaaTATTTCTAGGCATGCAATGTCcgcaacctgcacttggccagcgtgttggactcgaggcctaacttTTCCATAATTTCGGAAGAGTCTCTCGTCAAGTAGTGGTACAGCAAAGGATTGTAAAGATTTTCGTTAAGCTCTTTGTACAATTTTGCAGAATGTTTTTCAAATGTAAAAAGTGCCTTCGTGTTAAGcattaaacatataaataaattgtaagcgAGAATTGTTGCCAGCATGTACAAAACATTGCTTCGGCGTTAACAAGATAACAATGCTATCTTAATGCACTCGCACACTAAATTGAGTTTTAGTTGGTGCTTACTTACTTGctcttgtaatttatttaaacttatctACTACGAATTATAGATATGAAACTACACGAAGTATAgtgaatgaaaaatgttttacttaattcattttaaaattggGTGAAAGCATTTCAGCACAcgtaattaacaaatattttataaattgtaagaGTATCCGAGGGCCATTcacaacacaatttattttcaatcgtCAGATATTAAAGCTAGTCCAAAAATAAAATCCCACTGAACCGTGCCTAATTCTTTAATCCTGCCAATAAAAGCTTATTGATGCGAAGTTATAAATATCAAGAGACTTTTATAATAAGAATTAAACTCGATCAAAACGAATCCTGTAAACAATAATTCTTTATCAATCCGTAAATCTTTGAACTGAAAAGATTAGCTAGTTTCACATTCCGTCCATAGAGAAAGGCAAAAACTTTGAGTGACGTAATTAGTTCTCTTTCAGATTTGACACCAGAGATACTGAATCGGTTCGTCTTTTGAAATGCAAATGGCGGGGGCTTAGTCATGTAGTTAAGCGAATAAAATACAGCTTAAGACACAATTTATCTATTAAGGTGAATGTTTCGTACAACGTAAAACAGAATAATGGAATGGAGTACAAATGGGAACTCCGGGGGGCGAGGCGACGCTATTTCAGGAAATCCCTTAACGAACAAAAGAGTTacaattttaaagataaaagcTCAGTAATACATGTTGCCGAGTGAATGGCGGCGGAGTTTTAAATgggaaaattgttttttatacattaagtgaataatatatgtattgttttgtgttaAACGGACGGCCATTTATCTAGTTGGGATGGCGCATTAATCTAACCGTAGACAACGATCCGCGGCCACACGGGAGATTCGATTTAGAAGCTCGCGGCTACTCTTTCCATTACACAATACACACACCGATATTATATCCCTCcgaatttaatatttacgtaGCACGATTAGTAGTTTAGCCGCcattcaatattgatttaaagaGGACGTTCTGTCACAGACAGAGTGCCCGTAGATAAATAAACAGTAACGGTGTTAACCCTCCTCAAATTGAGATATCGGAAATTTCAACTCGATCTTACACGTGATCGATTCCTTGGAATGCGCGATGAAATACGAGGCTGCCTTTTATCTAACTGTAACGCGATACTTAGATGTTCTCTCGAAGGAGCCTggtattttagtttagttatttggctccttataaatatttcaataatagatTAGCTATAGCTTTGCCGGTAATAGGAAGTGAAGACTTTGTACTCTGGAGATTAATCTGAGATATTTTGGGGTCGTTTAtcagacacaaaatacaaaatttttactTACCTATCAGTTTTGAAAgggtcatttttaaagatcaaaATGTTTAAggatatttatacaaaaaaagctATAAATTAGCTtgcttcatataaaaatattagaaatatacaAACTTTTTACAGTTAGGCAGCACTAGCTGGCTGGTCTGCTTGGTGGCCTCGACGCATGCGCGGCGCAGTCGCCGCACGCGCTCGCGCAGCTCCGGGCAGTCATGGGGCTGACCGATGTGGATCAGCAGGTCGCGGAACAACGCCAGCTGCACGTTGATCTCCGTTATCAGCTAGGgaaaaaaaacctaatttaGCAAGGAGTTAAAGCtaccattataaaaaaaagtattattttctggatttatcaaataatactataatatgtaCTTGATACTagttaatgtatattttaatagctttCCTCGCCTTGCTGTCTCGTTACCTAGCTTTGGGTCTTTTTCTTGTTTCAAGACTAATGAGTTTCGGTTAGACATAATAACACGATCccaaataataaacaagctGGGATGACCTAGCTAAGC is a genomic window containing:
- the dcma gene encoding decima isoform X1; the protein is MLPVPQDRMSGRRSSSIVSRTLLGRRASVYVSGNHQDPAKLITEINVQLALFRDLLIHIGQPHDCPELRERVRRLRRACVEATKQTSQLVLPNCKKSTSEGCTEQPQMVLLYFMAQLLLRELAKCHRLVQLVPMDMTSYYENRAGPSNFGNVISQILLCKQITPDFNQEELCSIVKDTQEITRIVNDIQEYLPQHENLNHLESNIALKGDDVNGLWRNKRRGSLYKGMGVLCCVSRPNYL
- the dcma gene encoding decima isoform X2, with protein sequence MAGTIRHLSTYHHESEPTASSLITEINVQLALFRDLLIHIGQPHDCPELRERVRRLRRACVEATKQTSQLVLPNCKKSTSEGCTEQPQMVLLYFMAQLLLRELAKCHRLVQLVPMDMTSYYENRAGPSNFGNVISQILLCKQITPDFNQEELCSIVKDTQEITRIVNDIQEYLPQHENLNHLESNIALKGDDVNGLWRNKRRGSLYKGMGVLCCVSRPNYL